One Streptomyces sp. RPA4-2 genomic window carries:
- a CDS encoding NCS2 family permease, translating into MTHQSVEPRTVTDDAGAGTRVPAGRSWLDRYFHITLRGSTVAREVRGGVTTFMAMAYILLLNPLILSGKDAAGNTLGQQALITATAFAAAFSTLLMGFVGKVPLALAAGLSVSGVLSSQVAPQMTWPQAMGMCVMYGVVIMLLVVTGLREMIMNAIPLALKHAITMGIGLFVALIGFYKAGFVHQGKATPVTLGATGELAGWPVLLFAVTLLAIFMLQARGVPGAILIGIVGGTVLAVVLNTLGVIAPGQWASGAPELHGSAVSMPDFSLFGEVEFGGWGDVGAMTVGMIVFTLVLAGFFDAMATIIGVGTEAGLADAQGRMPGLSKALFIDGAGGAVGGVAGASGQTVFVESATGVGEGARTGLSSVVTGLFFAACLFFTPLTAIVPGEVAAAALVVIGAMMMMNARHVDWADRATAIPVFLTVVIMPFTYSITAGVAAGVLSYVAIKVAQGKVREIGAFMWGLTVIFLVFYALHPIESWMGVH; encoded by the coding sequence GGAGCCCAGGACCGTCACCGACGACGCGGGTGCGGGTACCCGCGTCCCGGCCGGACGGTCCTGGCTCGACCGTTACTTCCACATCACCCTGCGGGGATCGACCGTCGCGCGCGAGGTGCGCGGCGGGGTCACCACCTTCATGGCGATGGCGTACATCCTCCTCCTCAACCCCCTGATCCTGTCCGGCAAGGACGCGGCCGGGAACACGCTCGGCCAGCAGGCGCTGATCACCGCGACCGCGTTCGCCGCGGCCTTCAGCACGCTCCTGATGGGCTTCGTCGGCAAGGTGCCGCTCGCCCTCGCGGCCGGACTCTCCGTCTCCGGAGTGCTCTCCTCCCAGGTCGCCCCGCAGATGACCTGGCCGCAGGCCATGGGCATGTGCGTGATGTACGGCGTGGTCATCATGCTGCTCGTCGTCACCGGCCTGCGTGAGATGATCATGAACGCGATACCGCTGGCGCTGAAGCACGCCATCACCATGGGCATCGGCCTGTTCGTCGCGCTGATCGGCTTCTACAAGGCCGGCTTCGTGCACCAGGGCAAGGCCACCCCCGTCACCCTCGGGGCGACCGGTGAACTCGCCGGCTGGCCGGTGCTGCTCTTCGCGGTGACCCTGCTCGCCATCTTCATGCTCCAGGCGCGCGGCGTCCCCGGCGCGATCCTGATCGGCATCGTCGGCGGCACCGTGCTGGCCGTGGTCCTCAACACCCTCGGCGTCATCGCTCCCGGGCAGTGGGCGAGCGGCGCCCCCGAACTGCACGGCAGCGCCGTCTCAATGCCGGACTTCTCGCTCTTCGGCGAGGTCGAGTTCGGCGGCTGGGGCGACGTGGGCGCGATGACGGTCGGCATGATCGTCTTCACCCTCGTCCTCGCCGGGTTCTTCGACGCGATGGCCACCATCATCGGCGTCGGCACGGAGGCCGGACTGGCCGACGCGCAGGGCCGGATGCCGGGCCTGTCCAAGGCGCTGTTCATCGACGGCGCGGGCGGAGCGGTCGGCGGGGTCGCCGGCGCCTCCGGCCAGACGGTGTTCGTCGAGTCCGCGACGGGGGTCGGCGAGGGTGCCCGCACCGGCCTCTCCTCCGTCGTCACCGGCCTGTTCTTCGCCGCCTGCCTCTTCTTCACCCCGCTGACGGCGATCGTCCCCGGCGAGGTCGCGGCGGCGGCCCTGGTCGTCATCGGCGCCATGATGATGATGAACGCCCGGCACGTCGACTGGGCCGACCGTGCCACGGCGATCCCGGTCTTCCTCACCGTCGTGATCATGCCGTTCACCTACTCCATCACCGCGGGCGTCGCGGCCGGAGTCCTCTCGTACGTCGCCATCAAGGTCGCCCAGGGCAAGGTCCGGGAGATCGGGGCGTTCATGTGGGGCCTGACGGTGATCTTCCTCGTCTTCTACGCCCTCCACCCCATCGAGAGCTGGATGGGCGTCCACTAG
- a CDS encoding XdhC/CoxI family protein produces the protein MLDIAEELYRWAGQGRDFAVATVVAVGGSAPRQPGAALAVDTDGTAIGSVSGGCVEGAVYELCRQALEDGESVLERFGYSDEDAFAVGLTCGGVIDILVTPVRAGGRAREVVAAALDAAVKGEAAALARIVSGPAELVGRALLVRPDGSYEGGLGAHPELDRTVVGEAGAFLDAGRTGTLEIGEQGSRCGAPLTVLVESSVPPPRMIVFGAIDFASALVRIGKFLGYHVTVCDARPVFATAGRFPDADEIVVEWPHRYLERAQVDARTVLCVLTHDAKFDVPLLRLALRLPVAYVGAMGSRRTHLDRNQRLREVGVTELELARLRSPIGLDLGARTPEETALSIASEIVAGRRGGSGVSLTGAHTPIHHDATPVPGRRIGSVA, from the coding sequence ATGCTGGACATCGCCGAGGAGCTGTACCGGTGGGCCGGGCAGGGACGCGACTTCGCCGTCGCCACCGTGGTGGCCGTCGGCGGCAGCGCACCCCGTCAGCCCGGCGCGGCGCTCGCCGTCGACACCGACGGCACGGCGATCGGCTCGGTGTCCGGCGGCTGTGTGGAGGGCGCGGTCTACGAACTGTGCCGGCAGGCGCTCGAGGACGGGGAGAGCGTCCTGGAGCGCTTCGGCTACAGCGACGAGGACGCCTTCGCCGTCGGTCTGACGTGCGGCGGCGTGATCGACATCCTCGTCACCCCGGTACGGGCGGGCGGCCGGGCCCGGGAGGTGGTGGCAGCCGCCCTGGACGCCGCCGTGAAGGGAGAAGCCGCGGCCCTCGCGCGCATCGTCAGCGGTCCCGCGGAACTGGTGGGGCGCGCGCTGCTCGTCCGCCCCGACGGCTCGTACGAGGGCGGTCTCGGCGCCCACCCGGAACTCGACCGGACCGTGGTCGGCGAGGCGGGGGCCTTCCTGGACGCGGGCCGCACCGGGACCCTGGAGATCGGTGAGCAGGGCTCTCGTTGCGGAGCACCGCTCACGGTTCTGGTGGAGTCCTCGGTACCACCGCCCCGCATGATCGTCTTCGGCGCGATCGACTTCGCGTCGGCACTGGTCCGCATCGGCAAGTTCCTCGGCTACCACGTGACGGTCTGCGACGCCCGCCCGGTCTTCGCGACCGCCGGCCGCTTCCCCGACGCCGACGAGATCGTCGTGGAATGGCCGCACCGCTACCTGGAGCGCGCCCAGGTCGACGCGCGGACCGTCCTGTGCGTCCTCACCCACGACGCCAAGTTCGACGTACCCCTGCTCCGGCTCGCGCTGCGCCTGCCGGTCGCGTACGTCGGCGCGATGGGGTCCCGGCGGACGCATCTGGACCGCAACCAGCGGCTGCGCGAGGTCGGCGTCACGGAGCTGGAGCTCGCCCGCCTCCGGTCTCCCATCGGCCTCGACCTGGGCGCCCGCACCCCCGAGGAGACGGCCCTGTCCATCGCCTCGGAGATCGTGGCCGGCCGGCGCGGCGGCAGCGGTGTCTCCCTCACCGGGGCGCACACGCCGATCCACCACGACGCGACGCCCGTTCCGGGCCGCCGGATCGGGTCGGTCGCCTGA
- a CDS encoding SRPBCC family protein produces the protein MVLFLLERVSPTPPAETWRRLTEWPRHADVVPMTRVTVVTPPPTREGTVFVARSGVWPVAFDDPMEVVTWQPPREEDVGRCRLVKHGTFVTGWAEIEVRPAADGGSRVLWREDLRVRGLPGICDRPLAWAGRWMFGRAVDGLLREPVPRRPPGPASP, from the coding sequence GTGGTCCTCTTCCTGCTGGAACGCGTGTCCCCGACTCCGCCCGCCGAGACCTGGCGGCGCCTCACCGAGTGGCCCCGGCACGCGGACGTCGTGCCGATGACCCGGGTCACCGTGGTCACCCCGCCGCCGACGCGCGAGGGCACGGTGTTCGTCGCCCGGTCGGGGGTGTGGCCGGTGGCGTTCGACGACCCGATGGAGGTCGTGACGTGGCAGCCGCCCCGGGAAGAGGACGTGGGCCGGTGCCGGCTGGTCAAGCACGGCACGTTCGTCACGGGCTGGGCCGAGATCGAGGTGCGTCCGGCGGCGGACGGGGGCTCGCGGGTGCTGTGGCGGGAGGATCTGCGGGTGCGAGGGCTGCCCGGGATCTGCGACCGGCCGCTGGCATGGGCGGGCCGGTGGATGTTCGGGCGGGCGGTGGACGGGCTGTTGCGCGAGCCCGTCCCGCGGCGGCCCCCGGGGCCGGCGTCGCCGTGA
- a CDS encoding DUF2278 family protein translates to MPLKAYGVLITRAVDVRREGSTDTPHYQIHLTDDQGTHYRAAVNVRSQEEPSELLYLVADDLQHPLTAHLEGLASGWNTLPPGPGGPNLDFVRGNLFDPAAMRSLPPDAQGPDNDLADLLDHYVQRAVADPAARTYVFGERFGPEPAVRDKVFGFLPGNGVHDIHMNQGNSGRFQGDDGVWQDGGLLLHFPARSRWVGIFLAFQSQAWHTDDITGHTLPVDGSRPDPDGRPARILAALVNPRGPAPESETVTLLNASADPLDLTGWRLADRLDHGCAVPPGSLAPGACLVVPLTDGVQLGNQGGRITLLDAQGLKVHGVSYTAQQAGREGWTVVF, encoded by the coding sequence ATGCCACTGAAGGCCTACGGCGTACTGATCACCCGGGCGGTCGACGTCCGGCGTGAGGGCTCCACCGACACCCCGCACTACCAGATCCACCTGACGGACGATCAGGGGACGCACTACCGGGCAGCGGTCAACGTACGGTCCCAGGAGGAGCCCTCCGAGCTGCTCTACCTGGTCGCCGACGACCTCCAGCACCCCCTCACGGCACACCTGGAGGGCCTGGCGTCCGGCTGGAACACACTGCCGCCGGGGCCGGGCGGCCCGAACCTGGACTTCGTGCGCGGCAACCTCTTCGACCCGGCGGCGATGCGTTCGCTGCCCCCGGACGCGCAGGGCCCCGACAACGACCTGGCCGATCTGCTCGACCACTACGTCCAGCGCGCGGTGGCCGATCCGGCCGCCCGGACGTACGTGTTCGGCGAGCGCTTCGGGCCCGAGCCCGCCGTCCGCGACAAGGTCTTCGGCTTCCTGCCCGGGAACGGCGTCCACGACATCCATATGAACCAGGGCAACAGCGGGCGCTTCCAGGGCGACGACGGTGTCTGGCAGGACGGTGGCCTGCTCCTCCACTTCCCGGCACGGTCCCGGTGGGTCGGCATCTTCCTCGCCTTCCAGAGCCAGGCCTGGCACACCGACGACATCACCGGGCACACCCTCCCCGTGGACGGCTCCCGCCCCGATCCGGACGGCCGGCCGGCGCGCATCCTGGCGGCCCTGGTCAACCCGCGGGGCCCGGCCCCCGAGTCCGAGACCGTCACGCTCCTCAACGCCTCGGCCGATCCGCTGGACCTCACCGGCTGGCGCCTCGCCGACCGGCTCGACCACGGCTGCGCGGTGCCACCCGGCTCGCTCGCCCCCGGCGCGTGTCTGGTGGTCCCGCTCACGGACGGCGTCCAGCTGGGCAACCAGGGCGGCCGGATCACCCTGCTCGACGCGCAGGGCCTCAAGGTCCACGGTGTCTCGTACACGGCCCAGCAGGCCGGGCGCGAGGGATGGACCGTCGTCTTCTGA
- a CDS encoding polysaccharide deacetylase family protein, which produces MPFLTRKTKRSRPGFRSAAAFVTAAALALPLAGCTTVHTTAPAAARAQTVSDGKAAGRFGTVDCREAKCIALTFDAGPSEHSAKLLDILKEKKVPATFFLLGKRHIEKYPELVRRMAAEGHEVASHTWDHKILTRIEPDEIRAELERPNDAIEKLTGRRPTLMRPPQGRTDDTVQKICREMGLSEVLWSVTAKDYKTYDPKVIQERVLKQSSRDGIILLHDLYPGTVPAVPGIIDALKERGYVFVTVPQLLAPGKPKPGTVYRP; this is translated from the coding sequence ATGCCTTTTCTGACCAGGAAGACGAAGAGATCGCGCCCCGGGTTCCGTTCGGCGGCCGCCTTTGTGACAGCCGCCGCACTCGCCCTGCCGCTGGCGGGGTGCACCACCGTCCACACCACGGCCCCGGCGGCCGCCCGCGCGCAGACCGTGTCCGACGGCAAGGCGGCCGGACGGTTCGGGACCGTGGACTGCCGCGAGGCCAAGTGCATCGCGCTGACCTTCGACGCCGGGCCGAGCGAGCACTCGGCCAAGCTGCTGGACATCCTCAAGGAGAAGAAGGTCCCGGCCACCTTCTTCCTCCTCGGAAAGCGGCACATCGAGAAGTATCCGGAGCTGGTCCGGCGGATGGCGGCCGAGGGGCACGAGGTCGCCAGCCACACCTGGGACCACAAGATCCTGACCCGGATCGAGCCCGACGAGATACGCGCGGAGCTGGAACGGCCGAACGACGCGATAGAGAAGCTCACCGGGCGCCGGCCCACGCTCATGCGGCCGCCGCAGGGGCGGACCGACGACACCGTGCAGAAGATCTGCCGGGAGATGGGCCTCTCCGAGGTGCTGTGGAGCGTGACCGCCAAGGACTACAAGACGTACGACCCCAAGGTCATACAGGAGCGCGTCCTGAAGCAGTCGAGCCGGGACGGGATCATCCTGCTGCACGACCTCTACCCGGGCACCGTGCCCGCGGTGCCCGGGATCATCGACGCGCTCAAGGAGCGGGGGTACGTGTTCGTGACCGTGCCCCAGCTGCTGGCGCCCGGGAAGCCGAAGCCCGGCACGGTCTACCGGCCCTGA
- a CDS encoding ABC transporter ATP-binding protein, producing MTAENRPATPPGSLSALVRYAGPHWRVLLFSLFLTLLAGVSGLAQPKFAQTILDRLDDGGDVAAPVALLAALLVAGALLTGLNAWLQQRTSERVVRQVRRGLVHRLIRLRVSELDRRAPGDLIARVTSDSTLLKSAATEGLIMTVNGVLTFAGALFMMATLDVRLLGVTLLVLTLVAVVITVVLPRIKAAVARSQASVGAVGAVLDRTLGAARTVKANGAEGRETRAAEDAVEETYAAGLAGARYGALVAMVGGAAIQTAFLVVLGVGGTFVANGTMSVSELIAFLLYVFFLASPVSQLVGGAAQLQQGLGAVGRIQEAYGLPAEDDIEAPPGSVPDHAVAPAVELSGVEFAYPGRAPALRGVGFTVPAGTRTALVGLSGAGKTTLFSLLQRFYEPTAGTIRIGGEDISTLARAEVRRRIAYVEQDSPVLAGTLRENLVYAAPSATPRQLAEVLALTRLDALVARLPQGLETPVGPRGVTLSGGERQRLAIARALLRRPQVLLLDEATAQLDARNEQALGELVARAAGRCTVLLIAHRLSTVTDADQIVVLEHGEVRAVGTHDSLVDDDTLYRELAATQLLAAEPPARPPAGPVGAASAGT from the coding sequence GTGACCGCCGAGAACCGGCCCGCCACTCCCCCGGGCTCGCTGTCCGCCCTCGTCCGCTACGCGGGACCGCACTGGCGCGTGCTGCTGTTCTCCCTGTTCCTCACCCTGCTGGCCGGCGTGTCGGGGCTGGCGCAGCCGAAGTTCGCGCAGACGATCCTGGACCGGCTGGACGACGGCGGCGACGTCGCCGCGCCGGTCGCGCTGCTCGCCGCCCTCCTGGTCGCGGGCGCCCTGCTCACCGGCCTCAACGCCTGGCTCCAGCAGCGCACTTCGGAGCGGGTGGTCCGGCAGGTGCGGCGCGGTCTCGTGCACCGGCTGATCCGGCTGCGGGTCTCCGAGCTGGACCGGCGGGCGCCGGGCGACCTCATCGCCCGCGTCACCTCCGACAGCACCCTGCTCAAGAGCGCCGCCACCGAGGGCCTGATCATGACGGTCAACGGCGTACTGACCTTCGCCGGGGCGCTGTTCATGATGGCGACGCTCGATGTGCGCCTGCTCGGTGTGACCCTGCTGGTACTGACCCTGGTCGCGGTCGTGATCACCGTCGTACTGCCCCGGATCAAGGCCGCCGTGGCCCGCTCCCAGGCGTCCGTCGGCGCGGTCGGGGCCGTCCTCGACCGTACCCTCGGCGCGGCCCGCACGGTCAAGGCGAACGGCGCCGAGGGCCGCGAGACGCGCGCCGCCGAGGACGCGGTCGAGGAGACGTACGCGGCCGGGCTGGCCGGCGCCCGCTACGGCGCCCTCGTCGCCATGGTCGGCGGCGCCGCCATCCAGACGGCGTTCCTGGTCGTCCTGGGCGTGGGCGGCACCTTCGTCGCGAACGGCACGATGTCGGTCTCCGAACTGATCGCCTTCCTGCTGTACGTGTTCTTCCTGGCGAGCCCGGTCTCGCAACTGGTCGGCGGGGCCGCCCAGCTCCAGCAGGGACTGGGCGCGGTGGGCAGGATCCAGGAGGCGTACGGGCTGCCGGCCGAGGACGACATCGAGGCGCCGCCCGGCTCCGTCCCCGACCACGCCGTCGCGCCCGCCGTCGAACTGAGCGGCGTCGAGTTCGCCTACCCGGGCCGCGCGCCCGCCCTGCGCGGTGTCGGCTTCACCGTCCCCGCCGGCACCCGGACCGCGCTCGTCGGTCTGTCGGGCGCCGGCAAGACCACTCTCTTCTCGCTCCTCCAGCGCTTCTACGAACCGACCGCGGGCACCATCAGGATCGGCGGCGAGGACATCTCCACGCTGGCGCGCGCGGAGGTGCGGCGCCGGATCGCGTACGTCGAGCAGGACTCCCCCGTGCTGGCCGGCACGCTCCGCGAGAACCTGGTGTACGCGGCGCCCTCGGCGACCCCGCGGCAGCTGGCGGAGGTGCTGGCCCTGACCCGTCTCGACGCTCTGGTCGCGCGCCTGCCCCAGGGTCTGGAGACGCCGGTCGGCCCGCGCGGGGTGACCCTGTCGGGCGGTGAGCGCCAGCGTCTCGCCATCGCCCGTGCCCTGCTGCGCCGTCCTCAGGTGCTGCTGCTCGACGAGGCGACGGCCCAGCTCGACGCCCGCAACGAACAGGCCCTGGGCGAGCTCGTCGCGCGCGCCGCGGGCCGGTGCACGGTGCTGCTGATCGCCCACCGGCTGTCCACGGTCACCGACGCGGACCAGATCGTGGTCCTGGAACACGGCGAGGTCCGCGCCGTGGGGACTCACGACTCGCTGGTCGACGACGACACGCTCTACCGCGAACTGGCCGCCACCCAGCTGCTCGCGGCCGAGCCCCCGGCGCGTCCGCCGGCCGGTCCGGTCGGCGCGGCGTCAGCCGGTACGTAG
- a CDS encoding glycosyltransferase, translated as MGRFLFVVPPLVGHVNPAVGTAAALAARGHDVAWAGHPDLVRSLAGSDAVVHPCALPGDVPPRPADLKGPAAFRFLWESFLVPLADAMAPGVRTAIGAYDPDVVVCDQQAVAGALVAESLGRTWVTSATTSAELVDPLAAMPKVAAWVDELLAGLRGRVGGDAGGADPRFSPHGVLAYTTRALLGPAELPEQVRLVGPSVTARPAGGDDFPWEWLDDSALPTVLVSLGTANNDAGARFLNAAAQALGAMADRVRAVLVDPGGLVGGRLPEHLLVRPHVPQLALLERLDAVVCHAGHNTVCEALWHGVPLVVAPIRDDQPIVAGQVVDAGAGVRLRFGRADAARIGAAVDAVLDPARGHRKAAEAVGESFRAAGGSASAADHLEAVAAGSAGAAGSAGSAGAAGATGTTETAASIGGDDSHDCHDGEVRVS; from the coding sequence ATGGGCAGGTTCCTGTTCGTGGTGCCGCCGCTGGTCGGGCACGTGAACCCGGCCGTCGGCACCGCGGCGGCGCTCGCGGCCCGCGGCCACGACGTCGCCTGGGCGGGCCATCCGGACCTGGTCCGGAGCCTCGCGGGGTCCGACGCCGTCGTCCACCCGTGCGCGCTCCCCGGCGACGTGCCGCCCCGGCCCGCCGACCTGAAGGGACCGGCCGCCTTCCGTTTCCTCTGGGAGAGCTTCCTCGTCCCGCTGGCCGATGCCATGGCCCCCGGGGTGCGTACGGCGATCGGGGCGTACGACCCGGACGTCGTCGTCTGCGACCAGCAGGCGGTGGCGGGCGCGCTGGTCGCCGAGTCGCTCGGGCGGACCTGGGTGACGTCGGCCACCACCTCCGCCGAACTGGTCGACCCGCTGGCCGCCATGCCCAAGGTGGCCGCCTGGGTCGACGAGTTGCTCGCGGGGCTGCGCGGCAGGGTCGGCGGCGACGCGGGCGGGGCGGATCCGCGGTTCTCACCGCACGGTGTGCTCGCGTACACCACCCGCGCGCTGCTCGGTCCGGCCGAACTCCCCGAGCAGGTCCGGCTGGTGGGCCCCTCCGTCACCGCCCGGCCGGCCGGCGGCGACGACTTCCCCTGGGAATGGCTGGACGACTCGGCGCTGCCCACCGTCCTGGTCAGTCTCGGCACCGCCAACAACGACGCCGGCGCCCGCTTCCTGAACGCGGCCGCACAGGCGCTGGGCGCGATGGCCGACCGGGTGCGGGCCGTCCTCGTCGATCCCGGCGGGCTCGTCGGGGGTCGGCTCCCCGAACACCTCCTCGTACGCCCGCACGTCCCTCAACTCGCCCTGCTGGAAAGGCTCGACGCCGTCGTCTGTCACGCCGGGCACAACACCGTGTGCGAGGCGCTGTGGCACGGCGTCCCGCTGGTCGTGGCGCCGATCCGGGACGACCAGCCGATCGTGGCCGGCCAGGTCGTGGACGCGGGTGCCGGGGTGCGGCTGCGGTTCGGCCGCGCGGACGCCGCGAGGATCGGCGCCGCCGTCGACGCCGTGCTCGATCCGGCGCGGGGCCACCGCAAGGCCGCCGAGGCCGTCGGGGAGTCCTTCCGGGCGGCGGGCGGCAGCGCATCCGCCGCCGACCACCTCGAAGCGGTGGCCGCCGGTTCCGCCGGGGCTGCCGGTTCCGCCGGTTCCGCCGGGGCTGCCGGAGCCACCGGGACCACGGAGACCGCCGCAAGCATCGGCGGCGACGACAGCCACGACTGCCACGACGGTGAGGTGCGCGTCTCGTGA
- a CDS encoding alpha/beta fold hydrolase, with protein MATLRVNGIDVHVQRLGHDPDVPRPVVVLIHGLLIDSLASYYFSLAPRLAEEGMDVVMYDLRGHGRTSRPPTGYRMEDFVRDLDELLDALAVEGPVRLVGNSFGGAVAYAMAAAHPGRVAGVVAIEAEPPARAWAENMYEGLVGEQGGQVVQEVTEWLRENPGERNARPFRAAGRVLDETALAREIPLSGLLDEDLSAIRCPVLAVFGGASKLSAQTGMLEASLADCRTVVLPDRGHSVLVEATEETYVLVRDWLLRPEAHALREAR; from the coding sequence GTGGCGACGCTCCGGGTGAACGGCATCGACGTCCACGTCCAGCGGCTGGGGCACGACCCCGACGTCCCGCGTCCGGTCGTGGTGCTCATCCACGGCCTGCTCATCGACAGCCTCGCCAGCTACTACTTCAGCCTCGCGCCGCGGCTCGCCGAGGAGGGCATGGACGTCGTCATGTACGACCTGCGCGGGCACGGCAGGACGTCCCGGCCGCCGACCGGCTACCGGATGGAGGACTTCGTCCGCGACCTCGACGAACTGCTGGACGCGCTGGCGGTCGAGGGGCCGGTACGGCTGGTCGGCAACTCCTTCGGCGGCGCCGTCGCCTACGCCATGGCCGCCGCGCACCCCGGACGGGTCGCCGGTGTCGTCGCGATCGAGGCCGAGCCTCCGGCCCGCGCCTGGGCGGAGAACATGTACGAGGGACTCGTCGGGGAGCAGGGCGGCCAGGTCGTCCAGGAGGTCACCGAGTGGTTGCGGGAGAACCCGGGCGAGCGCAACGCCCGGCCGTTCCGGGCGGCGGGCAGGGTACTCGACGAGACCGCGCTCGCCCGGGAGATCCCGCTGAGCGGTCTCCTCGACGAGGACCTGTCCGCGATCCGCTGCCCGGTCCTCGCCGTCTTCGGCGGCGCGTCCAAGCTCAGCGCGCAGACCGGCATGCTGGAGGCCTCGCTCGCCGACTGCCGTACGGTCGTGCTGCCCGACCGCGGCCACTCGGTGCTCGTGGAGGCCACCGAGGAGACGTACGTCCTCGTACGTGACTGGCTGCTGCGCCCGGAGGCGCACGCGCTGCGGGAGGCCCGCTAG
- a CDS encoding acyl carrier protein: MTTELEGPRADTRPARSPSPDTATVLADITAILRVVLEEYGLDDFEITMETSFHDDLELESIDLVTLSAQLREFYGERVNFAAFVADRGLEEIIELTVGDLVGHVVDTLAVVEVR, encoded by the coding sequence ATGACCACTGAACTCGAAGGCCCCCGCGCGGACACACGGCCGGCACGGAGCCCGTCGCCGGACACGGCGACCGTCCTCGCGGACATCACGGCCATCCTGCGCGTCGTGCTGGAGGAGTACGGGCTCGACGACTTCGAGATCACCATGGAGACGTCCTTCCACGACGACCTGGAACTGGAGAGCATCGACCTCGTCACCCTCTCCGCCCAACTGCGCGAGTTCTACGGCGAGCGCGTCAACTTCGCCGCCTTCGTCGCCGACCGCGGGCTGGAGGAGATCATCGAGCTGACCGTCGGCGATCTCGTCGGCCATGTGGTGGACACGCTCGCCGTCGTGGAGGTGCGCTGA